One region of Desulfovibrio intestinalis genomic DNA includes:
- a CDS encoding AsmA family protein produces MKRFLLWTTGVLLVIAAALAIVLSQIDTAFVVRQIADATAKATGKPLVFENAPQISFFPPGVRFGQARWGQSDQGDSLAISVKGGMAELEFMPLLSGTMVVREVRLDNPVVRMRQGEVASAAAAKAAKVTSGENQSDAAAPAATDTSETTPTATPEDALKDAAKAVAASPNQAAASTQTPAIELKRLVVRQGSLHFTDDQGQTLDLSDLNLSVENLRPGQEAVAQCDFTFTANLVDKEKGSKARASTPLSGNLALSAKLRYAPPQLALRQTSLTLSPLTGPLPKEAGPLQLNIEGNADLNTLSMHVAKCWLTTPQARLGLQGEASFSPVAFTGNLELDGSLRKLAALAGQTLKPAPKGISDGIKIKSRLAYGNNSLNLSDISARVDDVDLRGQLRLGMEPKAPLSITAEAQVSAINLDNYLPLPENGKSQTASESKDKKTAEDASPLPDINVRAAVAGIRQGKLQIKDVQVIAQGLRGNYKISTFNCVLGSGGTVRASGAANIPVSAYAVNGTASDVNLGALLESLGKGHPVNGSARLDVDLTMSGKNATALQNSLAGKGELEVRQMHLESMPTLPANIPGITGKPLPDTFDLVRVPFTARNGEINANPITVSSSGLNARGQARISLPRQNVDATANVETLGMTVPVIVKGPFSNISYSVDPRFALDMAKKLPGLLQDTGKNAGDSAKGAGTLLQNGARGAEGLVRGLFGK; encoded by the coding sequence ATGAAACGTTTTCTGCTTTGGACCACGGGCGTGTTGCTGGTTATTGCGGCAGCCCTGGCCATTGTTCTCAGCCAGATAGACACCGCGTTTGTGGTGCGCCAGATCGCTGACGCCACGGCCAAGGCCACGGGCAAGCCTCTGGTATTTGAAAATGCCCCGCAAATTTCCTTCTTTCCCCCGGGCGTGCGTTTTGGCCAGGCCCGGTGGGGGCAGTCCGATCAGGGCGACTCCCTTGCCATTTCGGTCAAGGGCGGCATGGCGGAGCTTGAATTCATGCCCCTGCTTTCAGGGACAATGGTTGTACGCGAGGTACGTTTGGACAACCCCGTTGTCAGGATGCGCCAAGGGGAAGTGGCTTCCGCCGCTGCTGCCAAGGCCGCGAAGGTAACGTCGGGCGAGAACCAGTCTGACGCTGCAGCCCCTGCTGCCACAGATACTTCGGAAACCACGCCGACGGCCACGCCGGAAGATGCGCTCAAAGACGCGGCAAAAGCCGTCGCTGCGAGCCCCAATCAGGCCGCTGCCAGTACCCAGACTCCCGCCATTGAACTGAAACGGCTTGTGGTTCGGCAGGGCTCTCTGCACTTCACAGATGACCAGGGGCAAACGCTGGATCTCAGCGACCTGAATCTTTCTGTGGAAAATCTGCGGCCAGGGCAGGAAGCTGTTGCCCAGTGCGACTTTACCTTCACCGCCAATCTTGTTGATAAGGAAAAAGGCAGCAAAGCCAGGGCCAGCACCCCCCTGTCGGGCAATCTGGCCCTGTCTGCCAAGCTGCGCTATGCCCCGCCCCAGTTGGCTTTGCGGCAGACATCGCTGACCCTCAGCCCGCTGACAGGCCCGCTACCCAAAGAAGCAGGGCCTCTGCAACTGAATATTGAAGGCAACGCAGATCTGAACACCCTGAGCATGCATGTGGCCAAGTGCTGGCTGACCACGCCGCAGGCGCGCCTGGGGCTTCAGGGCGAGGCGTCTTTCAGCCCGGTTGCGTTTACAGGAAATCTTGAACTGGACGGATCGCTGCGCAAGCTGGCGGCCTTGGCCGGGCAGACGCTCAAGCCTGCCCCCAAGGGCATTTCGGACGGCATCAAGATCAAGAGCAGGCTGGCCTATGGCAACAACAGCCTCAACCTTTCGGACATCAGCGCCCGCGTGGACGATGTGGACCTGCGCGGCCAGCTCCGCCTTGGCATGGAGCCGAAAGCACCGCTTTCCATAACGGCTGAGGCGCAGGTCAGCGCCATCAATCTCGACAACTACCTGCCCCTGCCGGAAAACGGCAAAAGCCAAACGGCCAGTGAATCGAAAGATAAAAAAACCGCAGAAGACGCTTCCCCCCTGCCGGACATCAACGTCCGGGCGGCGGTTGCGGGCATCCGTCAGGGCAAACTGCAAATCAAGGACGTGCAGGTGATCGCTCAGGGCCTGCGCGGCAATTACAAGATTTCCACCTTCAACTGCGTCCTCGGCAGCGGCGGCACGGTACGCGCCTCAGGAGCGGCCAATATACCGGTTTCGGCCTACGCCGTTAACGGCACCGCGTCCGACGTGAATCTTGGCGCGCTGCTGGAAAGTCTCGGCAAGGGGCACCCTGTCAACGGCTCAGCCCGGCTGGACGTAGACCTGACAATGAGCGGCAAAAACGCCACGGCCCTGCAGAACAGCCTTGCTGGCAAGGGCGAGCTTGAAGTGCGGCAAATGCACCTGGAATCCATGCCCACATTGCCAGCCAATATTCCCGGCATCACAGGCAAGCCATTGCCAGACACTTTTGACCTTGTTCGCGTGCCGTTTACAGCAAGAAATGGCGAAATTAACGCCAACCCCATAACAGTTAGCTCGTCAGGTCTTAACGCACGGGGACAGGCAAGAATAAGCCTGCCGCGCCAAAACGTGGACGCAACCGCCAACGTGGAAACTCTGGGCATGACCGTCCCCGTTATCGTTAAAGGGCCTTTCAGCAATATCTCTTACAGCGTCGACCCCCGTTTTGCTCTGGACATGGCCAAAAAACTGCCGGGACTATTGCAGGATACGGGCAAAAATGCTGGAGATTCCGCCAAGGGCGCAGGAACGCTGTTGCAGAACGGTGCGCGCGGGGCGGAAGGCCTGGTTCGCGGTTTGTTCGGCAAATAG
- the motA gene encoding flagellar motor stator protein MotA produces MYLLIGLGIVAGSVFTGYTLAHGEWGILFQPAEFIIILGCGLGAFFGSQTKYTFGLVLKSMKHLFADPGSSKGRYLETLALLYTLFSKMHREGVISIESDVEKPESSPIFSKYPNVSKDTKIVNFIGDTLRVYLTTGDPADIDSLMDVDIATMREEGNLPAHAVSHMAESLPGMGIVACVLGVVLAMGKINEPPEVLGHYIGAALVGTFFGILCCYGLFGPMGSKLENYVAEEHFYYHSIKEAVAAAIRGSTPLIAVEYGRRAIPFPFRPTFAEMEDRLKSG; encoded by the coding sequence ATGTATTTATTAATTGGACTTGGCATCGTCGCGGGCTCGGTGTTTACCGGATACACCCTGGCCCACGGTGAATGGGGCATACTTTTTCAGCCCGCAGAATTCATCATTATTCTGGGCTGTGGCCTGGGGGCATTCTTTGGCTCTCAGACCAAGTATACATTCGGGCTCGTTCTCAAGAGCATGAAGCACCTTTTTGCTGACCCCGGCTCAAGCAAGGGTCGCTATCTTGAAACGTTGGCTCTGCTCTATACCCTCTTTTCCAAAATGCACCGCGAAGGTGTCATCAGCATTGAAAGCGATGTGGAAAAGCCTGAATCCAGCCCTATTTTCAGCAAGTATCCCAATGTGTCCAAGGACACAAAGATCGTCAATTTTATTGGCGACACATTGCGTGTCTACCTGACCACTGGCGACCCTGCCGACATTGACAGCCTCATGGATGTGGACATTGCCACCATGCGTGAGGAAGGCAACCTGCCAGCTCATGCGGTTTCGCACATGGCCGAATCACTGCCGGGTATGGGTATTGTGGCCTGCGTGCTTGGCGTGGTGCTGGCGATGGGCAAGATTAACGAGCCGCCGGAAGTGCTCGGCCACTACATTGGTGCGGCCCTTGTTGGTACATTTTTCGGTATTCTTTGCTGCTACGGCCTGTTTGGTCCTATGGGCTCCAAGCTTGAAAACTATGTGGCCGAAGAACATTTTTACTACCATTCCATAAAAGAGGCCGTGGCCGCCGCCATTCGCGGTTCCACCCCTCTTATCGCCGTCGAATACGGGCGCAGGGCCATTCCTTTCCCCTTCCGCCCCACCTTCGCGGAAATGGAAGACAGACTGAAGAGCGGCTAG
- a CDS encoding OmpA/MotB family protein, producing the protein MGGGAWKVAYADFVTAMMAFFLLLWVLSMVPPDTKAGLAAYFSGERNFDSSSTSPISNNPFIQNTDKIDARDIKISEVEKSHYAIAQKIKQLLMADAVPQSASGISADDVGVQLRVNSDIMFRPGSVDLLPEGEKVLEAVLKLMEEYNLYLVVRGHADSGETTPPYTSAWELSGARASAMVNYLVQHGVKATRMRAVSYGDTRPLKPGIDEQSRAMNRRVEFFFHRPEVMSYSVVY; encoded by the coding sequence ATGGGCGGCGGCGCATGGAAAGTCGCGTATGCCGACTTTGTTACGGCCATGATGGCCTTCTTTCTCCTGCTCTGGGTTCTCAGCATGGTGCCGCCAGATACCAAGGCGGGTCTTGCTGCCTATTTCAGCGGCGAACGCAATTTCGACTCCAGCTCCACCTCGCCTATCTCGAATAACCCCTTCATTCAGAATACGGACAAAATCGACGCGCGTGATATCAAAATCAGCGAAGTGGAAAAATCCCACTACGCCATCGCCCAAAAAATCAAGCAGCTGCTTATGGCAGACGCCGTGCCCCAGAGCGCTTCGGGCATCAGCGCCGACGATGTGGGCGTTCAGTTGCGCGTCAATTCCGACATCATGTTCAGGCCTGGCAGTGTGGATCTGTTGCCCGAAGGTGAAAAAGTACTGGAAGCCGTGCTCAAGCTTATGGAAGAATACAACCTTTACCTGGTTGTGCGCGGCCACGCCGATTCGGGCGAGACAACCCCGCCCTATACTTCGGCATGGGAACTGTCAGGAGCGCGCGCCTCGGCAATGGTCAACTATCTGGTGCAACACGGCGTCAAAGCCACGCGTATGCGCGCAGTCAGCTACGGCGACACGCGCCCGCTCAAGCCGGGCATTGACGAGCAGAGCCGCGCGATGAACCGGCGTGTGGAGTTTTTCTTCCACAGACCGGAAGTTATGTCTTACAGCGTGGTTTATTAG
- the aroL gene encoding shikimate kinase AroL, whose amino-acid sequence MPLIFLVGPRACGKTTVGRALAQRLALPFADTDLYLLESTGLTVAQIVALEGWPGFRLRESDALRAIAASHPQGAIVATGGGMVLDEQNRAFMRSQGHVFYLSAPVETLVARLSNNPLTAQRPSLTGGGIADEIRQVLEERLPLYQQTAHHHLDASLHPRRICTLAMEALRALATDAANASQQGMAEFEDEKEEAKAPVFADPQEPRDAHGPDSE is encoded by the coding sequence ATGCCTCTCATATTTCTTGTCGGTCCCAGAGCCTGCGGCAAAACAACTGTGGGCCGAGCGCTGGCGCAGCGCCTTGCTCTGCCCTTTGCTGACACCGACCTCTATCTTCTCGAAAGTACGGGCCTAACTGTGGCCCAGATTGTTGCTTTAGAGGGCTGGCCCGGATTTCGCCTGCGCGAAAGCGATGCACTGCGCGCAATAGCGGCCAGCCATCCACAAGGAGCAATTGTTGCCACTGGCGGAGGCATGGTTCTTGACGAACAAAACCGTGCCTTCATGCGCAGCCAGGGGCATGTTTTCTATCTATCTGCGCCTGTTGAAACACTGGTGGCGCGGCTCTCCAACAACCCTCTTACAGCGCAACGCCCTTCCCTCACCGGAGGCGGCATAGCCGACGAAATACGGCAGGTGCTGGAGGAAAGATTGCCCCTCTATCAGCAAACAGCGCACCATCATCTGGACGCCAGCCTGCACCCCCGCCGCATTTGTACACTGGCAATGGAGGCGCTGCGGGCATTGGCAACAGATGCTGCAAATGCATCACAGCAGGGCATGGCCGAGTTTGAAGATGAGAAAGAAGAGGCAAAAGCCCCTGTGTTCGCAGACCCACAAGAACCTCGGGATGCACACGGCCCTGACAGTGAATAA
- a CDS encoding glycosyltransferase family 2 protein gives MNKTALPDTDVSPLISVLLPAYNAAHTLEAALRSLFAQQSAPDAPLPSFEILVVNDGSTDDTAALLRALSRDNTAHGRLRALHLPHGGIVTALNTGLAAARGTFIARMDADDTAHPHRLALQTAHLWNKPELTLSASLVAFGGDRNSAYGFSHFVDWQNSCRSPDEISRSRFRDTPICHPSAMFRRDAVDRWGAYADGDFAEDWELWLRWLHNGALMEKLPQTLLTWNDAPNRATRADARYADVACNRLRALWLARHLEKHNPFHPQVWVMGGGRVARKRLAPLWNLGVRPAAYIDIDAKKIGNVVGGIPVCGRSALPEPGRCRILNALTAHGAAEEASDWLESQGYGQEDWMIV, from the coding sequence GTGAATAAGACCGCTCTGCCAGATACTGACGTCAGCCCCCTGATCTCCGTTCTTCTGCCAGCCTACAATGCCGCCCACACTCTGGAAGCAGCACTGCGCAGTCTTTTTGCGCAACAATCTGCCCCTGACGCTCCGCTGCCCTCCTTTGAAATTCTTGTGGTCAATGACGGCTCTACTGACGACACCGCCGCCCTGCTGAGAGCGCTATCCCGTGACAACACAGCCCACGGCAGACTCCGTGCGCTGCATCTGCCGCACGGCGGCATTGTGACGGCCTTAAACACCGGATTGGCTGCTGCGCGAGGCACCTTCATCGCCCGTATGGATGCCGATGATACCGCGCATCCGCACCGCCTGGCCCTACAGACCGCGCACCTTTGGAACAAGCCCGAGCTTACGCTTTCGGCTAGTTTGGTGGCCTTTGGCGGCGATCGCAACTCGGCTTACGGATTTTCGCATTTTGTGGATTGGCAAAACAGTTGCCGCTCCCCGGATGAAATCAGCCGCAGCCGTTTCAGGGATACGCCGATTTGCCACCCGTCAGCCATGTTCCGACGGGACGCGGTTGATCGTTGGGGGGCCTATGCAGACGGTGATTTTGCAGAAGACTGGGAACTGTGGCTGCGCTGGCTTCACAACGGGGCATTGATGGAAAAGCTGCCGCAAACGCTGCTGACCTGGAACGACGCGCCAAACCGGGCCACCAGAGCTGACGCAAGGTACGCCGATGTTGCCTGCAACAGATTGCGCGCCCTGTGGCTGGCCCGTCATCTGGAGAAGCACAACCCTTTTCATCCGCAGGTGTGGGTAATGGGCGGCGGGCGTGTGGCCCGTAAGCGGCTTGCTCCGCTTTGGAATCTCGGTGTGCGCCCGGCGGCCTATATTGATATTGACGCCAAAAAAATCGGCAACGTGGTAGGCGGAATTCCAGTCTGCGGGCGTTCAGCGTTGCCAGAACCAGGGCGCTGCCGCATCCTCAACGCGCTTACCGCACACGGTGCTGCTGAAGAAGCATCTGACTGGCTGGAATCCCAGGGGTACGGGCAAGAAGACTGGATGATTGTCTGA